The nucleotide sequence CGAACTGGAGGACCAACCGGAGTGTCTGAATCTATGGAGCTGAATTGTACCAGTTTCTTTCCTGTACCAACAAGTAAGTCAGCATTTTTTCCCGTGATTCCAGTTGGGATTTCAAGAATGATGCTGACCGGAAATAAAATTACTTCCGCCAATCAATCACGTCATAGGCTGATTCCTGCAGCGGGTTTTGCTATAATCTGCATTGTGACTGGAACCGCCTGCTTTTGAGAATCTGGAAAACAACGATGTCAACCGTACTCAGCACCATGCTGAATCGAATCCTTGAGGGTGAGAATCTGGAAAGCGAAGTTGCCTACGAAGCGGTTTCGTCTATCATGCAGGGTGAATGCAGCGAAGTGCAGATAGCAGCACTTCTGACGGCACTCCGCATAAAAGGGGAAACTCCCGAAGAACTGGTTGGCGCGGCTCGGGCCATGCAGGAACGGGCCCTGGCGATACCGACCCACTGCACGGGATTGCTGGATACCTGTGGAACAGGCGGTGATCAGCTTCATACATTCAATATCAGCACAGCGGTTGCAATCGTAGCTGCCTCAGCAGGGATCCCGGTCGCCAAACATGGCAACCGCAGCGTCTCCAGTTCCAGTGGTTCTTCAGATGTCTTACAAGCCCTGGGAGTGAAACTGGAACTCACACCTGAACAAATTGGACAATGCCTGAAAGAAACCGGCATTGGTTTCTGTTTCGCTCCCCTGTTACATTCTGCCATGAAATATGTTGCCCCTGTACGGCGGGAACTGGGAATCCGTACGATCTTCAATTACCTTGGTCCTCTCACGAATCCAGCGAAGGCTGAATACCAGTTATTGGGGGCAAACTCTGTACAGGCAGCTGAAAAAATAGCTCAAGCCCTGCTAAAATTAGGTCGAAAACATGCATTGGTCGTCTGCGGAAACGGAGAACTGGATGAGGTTAGTCTCTGGGGAAAAACAGCTGTTTTTGAAATAACAGGCACTGATTTGCGTTATTATGAATGGACTGCTGCAGATTTCGGATTACCAGAATGTGACGTAAGTCAGTTGATCGTCAACTCCTCGGAACAAAGTGCTCAAATCATTCTTGAGATTCTGAATGGTGAACACGGACCTGCTCGTGATATTGTGGTTGCAAATGCTTCCGCTGCCTTATTGGCAGCGGAACAAGCTACAAATCTGGAGCAAGCTGTTCAAAAAGTCGCTCGATTGATCGATGAGGGAAAAGTATTTGAAAAACTCAAACATCTCATCAAGTTTACCAGTAAGATTACTGAGGGATAAAACAATTGAAATTGGAGAGGAGAAATCAGAATTCAGTACGTCTTCAACAGAGTTGACTTGCCGAATCTGAACATCCTCTTATAATTCCCCAAAACTTACGACAAACCAGTTACAGTCATCAACAGTAAAGTGAAGCCGCCTGCTGACTGAATTGAAGACTGTTTAGAAGAAATAAAGGTCTCATCATGAATGCTGAAGCACAAAGAAAGCTGATTTTCACACCTGAAGAGGCCAACCTTCGACTTCCACTCATCCAGGTGATCGTCAGAGACATCGTTGAGCTGTATCAGAACCTGCATGATCGCCGTGAACGCATCAGCGAAATCAAGCGTCTCCCGGGCGCTTCTGCGCGAGACGAAGATTCCGTCTACAGCGAAGAACTACTGCAGGCTGAACTGGATATCGAAAACGATACCGAACAGCTGGAAGCCTATATCAACGAACTCCGGGAACTGGGTGTTGAGTTGGAAGACCCTGCACTTGGAGTCGTCAACTTTCCTGCACTCCGCAATGGCAA is from Gimesia maris and encodes:
- the trpD gene encoding anthranilate phosphoribosyltransferase translates to MSTVLSTMLNRILEGENLESEVAYEAVSSIMQGECSEVQIAALLTALRIKGETPEELVGAARAMQERALAIPTHCTGLLDTCGTGGDQLHTFNISTAVAIVAASAGIPVAKHGNRSVSSSSGSSDVLQALGVKLELTPEQIGQCLKETGIGFCFAPLLHSAMKYVAPVRRELGIRTIFNYLGPLTNPAKAEYQLLGANSVQAAEKIAQALLKLGRKHALVVCGNGELDEVSLWGKTAVFEITGTDLRYYEWTAADFGLPECDVSQLIVNSSEQSAQIILEILNGEHGPARDIVVANASAALLAAEQATNLEQAVQKVARLIDEGKVFEKLKHLIKFTSKITEG
- a CDS encoding DUF2203 domain-containing protein produces the protein MNAEAQRKLIFTPEEANLRLPLIQVIVRDIVELYQNLHDRRERISEIKRLPGASARDEDSVYSEELLQAELDIENDTEQLEAYINELRELGVELEDPALGVVNFPALRNGKEVYLCWKSGEEDVTFWHTLDEGFSDRQLLFEESLNHELENGEEPPLI